From the Brassica napus cultivar Da-Ae unplaced genomic scaffold, Da-Ae ScsIHWf_186;HRSCAF=332, whole genome shotgun sequence genome, the window GCTTCTTGGCTGAGGTTACTCCTACAAATCAAAAGGACGACAAAATGGTGagtaaaatttagttatttatttgtttctagTACTGCTTCTTGGCTGATGTTATGTATGTGTTTGTAGTTTCTTCCTGTGGAAGCTATGAGGTGTGGTGCTTTGAACCAACAATGCAAAGAGGTCAAACTTGTCAACAAGGAGGGAAAGTCATGGACTGCGCGCTTCGGATTTAGCGAATCAGACGGCGCATATTACATCAACAGAGGGTGGAGAAAGTTCTGTCGTGATAACATATGCACCAACGGAGATTTGTTTGTGTTCAACGTGGTTGGAGTCGGGACTACAACTCCATTACTGTGTGTATGTCCGGAAAGGAAGGAGTGTACTGAACTACTGATCAAGCACTTCAGCAGAATCGATGGTAAGTCTTCTCATTTGACTTGTTTGTGTTGTCTATATCTTCAATGTTACTACTTTGCTTCTGCTTTAACTTGTGTTCTCTTCTTCTACAGGTAGCATTGCTTCTACCTCACGAAATTAGATGGCTCTTTTGCGGTCTTTCCTCTCTATCATCTtaacttgtttctttttgtttcattagCAACTTATCAACTTATGTATTTCGGTTTGTAAAACTTGAATGGTTTTTCTATGTGAACTTTTGTCCTAAGTTAAACATTCTCGAACTTAATTCCTTTGTTGAATGCGTAGACTGATCATCGAACAAAATGTTTCTATGAATTGAATTTAAGTTAAGaaacaacataaaattttaaaacatagctTTTCTACATTTGAAAACACAAACGAAAACTTAAActccaaaactaaaacatagggtgaataaaatgttttcataaattttataatatattttaatattttattcatgtattctgaataattttaaatttttaaaaaaataaaaaaaaatattattattttattcctatgaACTCCTTCTTCGGGTTCACTAATGCAGAAAACTACAAATTCGGGTTCATAACTGTTCATGGGCccacaataaaatattaaaaaaatttggtgaaCCCCAAAGTGGGGTTCACCAATGCTCATGCTCTTAGGTCTCTTCGAATTGCaaaatcaacacaataataGAGCTAGGTTCTCTCCTGGTGTTGACACATCAGACTTTTAGAATCTTAAGAGGTTGATATGTcattaaatgaaaaaaagttgaaagttaatgaaaatatttggtTTCTCCACGTCATTCACATCTTAacctttttctctttctttaatTTCATCGAAGACGGGATTGGTTTGGGAGATGGAGAAAGTCGCAGAGAAGAGTTGTGGGCATAGAAAGATGAGGCGAGGAAAGTCTTCGGCGGAGATTCCCTTTGATTTTAGGAAGTGATCATAGCGGAGAGGATGACGGGAAGGTTGTCCACCGGTGGAGCAAGTCTGGGATTGTGAAGGATTATTCCGAGATACGAGAGGCATCTTAGATTTTCACGGTGAGAGGTCTGAAACTGAAGATAGAGAGGTCTAGAGTTTGGAGGAGGAAAGGAAAACGACGAAGATGAAGATAGAGGTTAAAGATGAAGTGAAGCATATAGGTAGCCATTGATATCGTCGTCGCTTCTTAATTTCACCATCGACGAACAATCCCAGAAGATGAATCATCTTCTTCTGAAACTCCACATCCGAGAGCATCACATGTTAGACGAGTCGACTAGACTGATGATCGAGACTGGAAACGTTTGAGCCGGCGAGATCTGATCTGGCAGCGGCTGTGCATACGGCTCAGCTTGATTCTCGTTGACATCTCATCCCTTCGCTATTGAGTATACATTGACTAATTGTTAGATTAACTTGTCTAGAGAGGCTGCGGTTTAGAGAACTTAGGGGTTTGCTGGAATTGATCACTGCTACTGCTTAATGCTTGCACTCTGCTTGATTATGACAATGGGGGATTTAAAGATGATCATGAAggtgtttactttttttttttttgtagggacATTTGGTTATTAACTATGACCAGAAAGTCATAGGTGGTTTCTACGATGTGTATGGGATTACATCTAATTCTCTTTAACAAGGGAAGATGCCAGTTCAAGGTTATAACAAACGAATTaaagtatgttttttttagatttgaaaAGACTGATGTGATCTATGGATTGGTTATAACATATGTGCTTTGTGTGCGTAGACATCATCACTAAGCTTGAAGAGGCGTTATTGCTTGAGCCAAAGAAACATGTTGGGATTATGGATTGGTTTCATGGTCTCAGAAAATCACGTGATAAGGGAATCTCTTCATGGGGTTGGAATCTGAATGGCTAGCATTCTACTCATCATGCGCTATTTCCTTGGGCCTTGACTGTATATGATGGTACTAGCCTATGTGACTTTGTCTGAAGGCTATCTTATTTCTCTCTGTATATTACTTGTAATGTTGCTTCTGTTTGTAGGTGAGCCTGACACAGAGTTAAAGCTTTCATGTCGACAAAGATCTCCCTTTCTACAAAACAATTACCGAGATAGTAGCTTCAAGCAGCTATTTTTCGTATATACAGTAAGTATTCTATTTATCAAGTGGATATGCATATCGAAATCTTGTGCTGCTTTTGTAActagaaaaaaacattatttctgAAAGCATGTGAAATAAGACTTTAAGAAAACAACCTTTAGAATATCTAAACCGTGCACATTTCACATGTGTGTGTGTCTGTTTTCATACTTTTTCCTTAGTTGATGGACCTCTACACATTGTTATATTTCAATATCTGAAATGGTAGCACTTGTAGAGTCCTGGAAGCAGAATCTGAGGAAAACCTTAAGATTTACTACTTTTGTTTAGTTGGTGAACACTGGAAAGGAAAGAGCAAAAGTGAGCCTTATTTTTTACATGGGCGGTGAGTTGGCATCTGATTCCTT encodes:
- the LOC125599504 gene encoding B3 domain-containing protein REM7-like isoform X1, giving the protein METPREPHFFKPLFPGFQSGVAIPLDFYAKHIQGAEINKPWKLRSDASDQIWEVIQEGRTLTKGWKEFTEAHDLRIGDIVIFKHEGDMVVHVTPFGPSCCEIQYTHPHIVKAEADADDAPTFSYDYCFLAEVTPTNQKDDKMFLPVEAMRCGALNQQCKEVKLVNKEGKSWTARFGFSESDGAYYINRGWRKFCRDNICTNGDLFVFNVVGVGTTTPLLCVCPERKECTELLIKHFSRIDGKSSHLTCLCCLYLQCYYFASALTCVLFFYR